The following proteins are co-located in the Thermodesulfobacteriota bacterium genome:
- a CDS encoding lytic transglycosylase domain-containing protein, which translates to MRTPLFIVLFLTGFVITGKDVSAVNTENVYSEEKSYTERPAGGNEILAVDVSKSDLRLDLLGTVVNGNISKALVKNPVTGEIANYVAGEVLDLVYNETVRVVEVANCVVLLERASGMIETIECNNKMPTVVFTGPAALAKYRIVRPGEKEDAFALSANFSSDYDNEIMTASVKHDVDPYLVKAVIKAESNFNPNAVSPKNAQGMMQLIPATASDYGVDDPFDPISNIEGGVRYLKDLMEYFDGDMKLSLAAYNAGKGAVIKHGFTIPPYPETTDYITKVLGYYKIMKTKNYVSKN; encoded by the coding sequence ATGAGAACTCCCCTCTTCATAGTCCTGTTTCTTACAGGATTCGTCATCACCGGCAAAGACGTATCCGCTGTAAACACCGAAAACGTCTATTCGGAAGAGAAGTCCTACACCGAACGGCCCGCGGGCGGCAACGAGATACTGGCCGTGGACGTTTCCAAGTCCGACCTCCGCCTCGACCTCCTCGGCACTGTGGTGAACGGCAACATATCGAAGGCCCTCGTCAAGAACCCGGTAACGGGGGAGATAGCCAACTACGTCGCGGGCGAAGTGCTCGATCTCGTCTACAACGAGACGGTCAGGGTCGTCGAAGTCGCCAACTGCGTGGTCCTGCTCGAAAGGGCGAGCGGCATGATCGAGACGATAGAGTGCAACAACAAAATGCCCACCGTGGTCTTCACGGGCCCGGCCGCGCTGGCCAAATACAGGATAGTCCGGCCTGGCGAAAAGGAAGATGCATTCGCCCTCTCGGCTAATTTCTCGTCCGACTACGACAACGAAATCATGACCGCGAGCGTAAAGCACGACGTGGACCCCTACCTCGTAAAGGCCGTCATAAAGGCCGAGTCCAACTTTAACCCGAACGCAGTATCGCCGAAGAACGCCCAGGGCATGATGCAGCTCATCCCGGCGACGGCCAGCGACTACGGCGTCGACGACCCCTTCGACCCCATCTCCAACATAGAAGGCGGGGTGAGGTACCTGAAAGACCTGATGGAATATTTCGACGGGGACATGAAGCTCTCTCTCGCGGCTTACAACGCCGGGAAGGGCGCCGTCATAAAGCACGGATTCACCATCCCCCCCTACCCCGAAACGACGGACTACATAACGAAGGTGCTCGGGTACTACAAGATAATGAAGACGAAGAACTATGTCTCGAAAAACTGA
- a CDS encoding C4-type zinc ribbon domain-containing protein: MREQLVVLDTLQRIDLELSKLERNLNDYPKKISDFESELETVKKRLEGLQGESQTLQKEKANLELEVSSNEDLIKKAEQKLFEIKTHKEYEALQKEIADTKRRNLEIEDKVLEHMARLEQVEAEIATGKEDLAAKEAEYGEKISEYKEKLEEIKSLYEPKKEEKEKIASRISPELMPIYKKISKRNGGVIALAKAEVCTGCNMKIPSQLFNEVLTHTRFIQCPNCQKILYTEDELNSAATPE, encoded by the coding sequence ATGAGGGAACAGCTCGTCGTTCTCGATACGCTCCAGCGCATTGATTTGGAGCTGAGCAAGCTGGAACGGAATTTAAACGACTATCCAAAGAAAATTTCGGATTTCGAATCAGAATTGGAAACCGTTAAAAAGCGCCTCGAAGGCCTGCAGGGCGAAAGCCAGACACTCCAGAAGGAAAAAGCCAACCTGGAGCTCGAAGTTTCAAGCAACGAAGATCTCATCAAGAAAGCCGAGCAAAAGCTCTTCGAAATCAAGACCCACAAAGAATACGAAGCCCTTCAGAAAGAAATAGCCGACACGAAAAGAAGAAACCTGGAGATCGAAGACAAGGTCCTCGAGCATATGGCCAGGCTAGAGCAGGTCGAGGCCGAGATAGCCACCGGCAAGGAAGACCTCGCCGCCAAGGAAGCCGAATACGGCGAGAAGATAAGCGAATACAAGGAAAAGCTCGAAGAGATAAAGAGCCTCTACGAGCCGAAGAAAGAAGAGAAGGAAAAAATAGCGTCCCGCATCAGCCCCGAGCTCATGCCCATATACAAGAAAATCAGCAAGAGAAACGGCGGCGTGATCGCGCTGGCGAAGGCCGAAGTCTGCACGGGATGCAACATGAAGATACCGTCCCAGCTTTTCAACGAGGTGCTCACACACACACGGTTCATACAGTGCCCCAACTGCCAGAAAATCCTCTACACGGAAGACGAACTCAATAGTGCCGCAACGCCAGAATAG
- the tyrS gene encoding tyrosine--tRNA ligase: protein MSFQDPESQLSTIKRGTSDIISEAELLAKLKKSAEKNTPLRIKAGFDPTAPDLHLGHCVLLRKLRDFQDLGHTVLFLIGDFTAMIGDPSGRSETRPALSEDEVGANARTYERQVFKILDREKTEVVFNSDWLGKLSAADLIRLSTLETVARMLERDDFSKRYAAGTSIYISEFMYPLIQAYDSVHMKSDVEFGGTDQTFNILLGRQLQKHFGQEPQIAILLPILPGLDGVRKMSKSYGNYIAVDDTAVDMYGKVMSLPDDVMWLYYELLTRRPEEEIEALKKGHPMDAKRSLARELTAWLHGDENAKAAAEDFDTKFSDRQFPDDARELVLSAGENITVLDLVVRASQKVPSRKEAKRLIAQGGVSADGEKLTDANAHAPVRDEVELRIGKKEFVRVIFKG from the coding sequence TTGAGCTTTCAGGACCCCGAATCACAGCTTTCGACAATAAAACGAGGGACGAGCGATATAATCTCCGAAGCGGAGCTTTTGGCGAAGCTGAAAAAATCCGCCGAAAAGAATACGCCGCTCAGGATAAAGGCGGGGTTCGACCCGACGGCCCCGGACCTTCACCTCGGGCACTGCGTCCTTCTCCGGAAGCTCCGTGATTTTCAGGACCTCGGGCACACTGTCCTCTTCCTCATCGGCGACTTCACCGCGATGATAGGCGACCCTTCCGGGCGCTCGGAAACGCGCCCCGCGCTAAGCGAGGACGAGGTCGGGGCCAACGCCCGGACGTACGAGAGGCAGGTGTTCAAGATACTCGACCGGGAGAAGACGGAGGTCGTTTTCAATTCCGACTGGCTAGGGAAGCTTAGCGCCGCCGACCTCATCCGCCTCTCGACGCTCGAAACCGTCGCCCGCATGCTGGAAAGGGACGACTTCAGCAAGCGCTACGCCGCGGGGACGTCGATATACATAAGCGAGTTCATGTATCCGCTCATACAGGCGTACGACTCGGTGCACATGAAGTCGGACGTCGAGTTCGGCGGGACGGACCAGACGTTCAACATACTCCTCGGGCGGCAGCTCCAGAAGCACTTCGGGCAGGAGCCGCAGATAGCGATACTGCTGCCGATACTCCCCGGGCTCGACGGCGTCAGGAAGATGTCGAAATCGTACGGCAACTACATAGCCGTCGACGACACGGCGGTCGATATGTACGGAAAGGTCATGTCACTCCCGGACGACGTGATGTGGCTCTACTACGAGCTTCTGACGAGAAGGCCGGAAGAGGAGATCGAGGCGCTTAAAAAGGGGCACCCGATGGATGCGAAGAGGTCGCTCGCGAGGGAGCTCACCGCGTGGCTCCACGGGGACGAAAACGCAAAGGCCGCGGCGGAGGACTTCGATACGAAGTTCTCGGACAGGCAGTTCCCCGATGACGCGCGCGAGCTCGTCCTTTCCGCCGGCGAGAACATCACCGTCCTCGACCTCGTCGTCAGGGCCTCGCAGAAGGTCCCCAGCCGGAAGGAGGCCAAGAGGCTCATAGCGCAGGGCGGGGTGAGCGCGGACGGCGAGAAGCTCACCGACGCGAACGCCCACGCGCCCGTAAGGGACGAGGTCGAGCTCCGGATAGGCAAGAAGGAGTTCGTGAGGGTTATCTTTAAGGGGTAG
- a CDS encoding GatB/YqeY domain-containing protein: MSLREQIPQDLKDALRSKNSLELSVLRMLEAAIKNREIENQKQALSDEQVIGVVSAEIKKRRDAAAEFEKVNRQEAADAEKKEIEVLMKYMPAQMSEDEIRAEVVKAVGESGAAGIKDLGKVMKLVIPAVRGKADGNLVNSIVREELEKLG, translated from the coding sequence ATGAGTTTACGCGAGCAGATTCCGCAGGACTTGAAAGACGCCCTCAGGAGCAAGAACAGCCTAGAGCTGTCTGTCCTGAGGATGCTGGAGGCCGCGATAAAGAACAGGGAAATCGAGAACCAGAAGCAGGCTCTCAGCGACGAGCAGGTTATAGGCGTCGTCTCCGCCGAGATAAAGAAGCGGCGCGACGCCGCCGCCGAGTTCGAGAAGGTGAACAGGCAGGAAGCGGCCGACGCCGAGAAGAAGGAAATAGAAGTCCTCATGAAATACATGCCCGCCCAGATGAGCGAAGACGAGATACGGGCCGAGGTCGTAAAGGCCGTCGGCGAGTCCGGCGCCGCCGGGATAAAGGACCTCGGCAAGGTGATGAAGCTCGTCATCCCCGCGGTCAGGGGCAAGGCCGACGGAAACCTCGTCAACAGTATCGTACGGGAAGAGCTCGAAAAGCTCGGCTAG
- the hpt gene encoding hypoxanthine phosphoribosyltransferase produces MTYEIGGKIPRLIISAEEIRARIKEIGRELTAAYGGKNPIVVGILKGSFIFLADLVREMDCEVEIDFVQTSSYREGMSPGALELLMGPSIQPSGRHVILVEDLLDTGVTSSFVQRLLLSKNPASFALCALVDKKERREVPIEADYAGFALEHGFIVGFGTDYAEAGRNLPGIYVLE; encoded by the coding sequence GTGACTTACGAGATCGGAGGAAAGATACCCCGCCTCATAATATCCGCCGAAGAGATACGCGCGCGAATAAAGGAGATAGGAAGGGAGCTCACCGCCGCCTACGGGGGGAAGAATCCCATCGTCGTCGGAATCCTGAAGGGCTCGTTCATCTTCCTCGCCGACCTCGTCAGGGAGATGGACTGCGAGGTCGAAATAGATTTCGTCCAGACGTCGAGCTACAGGGAGGGCATGTCGCCCGGCGCGCTCGAGCTCCTCATGGGCCCGTCCATACAGCCTTCGGGAAGGCACGTCATCCTCGTCGAAGACCTTCTCGACACCGGGGTCACGAGCAGCTTCGTGCAAAGACTGCTGCTGTCGAAAAACCCGGCGTCCTTCGCCCTCTGTGCGCTCGTGGACAAAAAGGAAAGGCGCGAGGTTCCGATAGAAGCGGACTACGCCGGGTTCGCGTTGGAGCATGGCTTCATCGTCGGCTTCGGCACCGACTACGCAGAGGCCGGGAGGAACCTCCCCGGTATCTACGTCCTCGAATGA
- a CDS encoding M3 family oligoendopeptidase codes for MAETAKHLKTGSEGVTWDLSDLYSGLGDERIERDLSALITKSRAYEKKYRGRINSRSITAGALLKATKELEALSELSGRLLSFAYLVFAADTGKPEHGAFLQKIQEKATEARKHLLFFELELVAIPETRMKKLLADEKLDHYRHFLEQERRYKPHRLTEPEEKILDEKANTGSRAFRRLFDEVLNNVRFTVRLKGKVKELSETETLALLYDPDREKRKAGAEGLTKGLLDNAHVLTFIFNTLVQDHYVNDRLRAFTDPMQSRHLDNEIDAETVGALMTSCEKNYDMVETYYKLKKKLLGLKEFYDYDRYAPVFSESKTIRYDKGRDVILSSFGDFSPRVARIAKEFFDKNWIDAELRDGKRGGAFSHGTVPGAHPYVFMNYTGRLRDVMTLAHELGHGVHQYLSRRQGYFQSNTPLTTAETASVFAEMLVFHKLAETEEDPKTRLALICSKLEDIFATVFRQVVLTRFEESLHAARRTKGELTQDDVNELWANANQPMFGKSVKLTNNYRVWWMYIPHFIHSPFYCYAYSFGELLVLALYNMYLNEGNRFVPRYIELLSSGGSESPDVLLERVGVDIKDPGFWQGGLDLLRVMVDQAIDLSGQVLKSGKRRK; via the coding sequence ATGGCGGAAACGGCGAAGCATCTCAAAACAGGCTCCGAAGGCGTCACGTGGGACCTCTCGGACCTCTACTCGGGGCTCGGCGACGAGCGGATAGAGAGGGACCTCTCGGCGCTCATCACGAAATCCCGCGCCTACGAGAAGAAATACAGGGGCAGGATAAATTCCCGCTCCATCACTGCCGGGGCGCTCTTAAAGGCGACGAAGGAGCTCGAGGCCCTGAGCGAGCTCTCGGGGAGGCTCCTCTCCTTCGCCTATCTCGTATTCGCCGCCGACACCGGGAAGCCCGAGCACGGCGCGTTCCTCCAGAAGATACAGGAGAAGGCGACCGAGGCGAGAAAGCACCTTCTCTTTTTCGAATTGGAGCTCGTGGCGATTCCCGAAACCAGGATGAAGAAGCTCCTCGCCGACGAGAAGCTCGACCACTACCGCCACTTCCTGGAGCAGGAGAGGCGCTACAAGCCCCACAGGCTGACGGAGCCCGAGGAGAAGATACTCGACGAGAAGGCCAACACGGGGTCCCGAGCGTTCAGGCGGCTCTTCGACGAGGTGCTCAACAACGTCCGTTTCACGGTCAGGCTCAAGGGCAAGGTAAAGGAGCTCTCCGAGACCGAGACCCTGGCGCTCCTCTACGATCCCGACCGCGAGAAGAGAAAGGCCGGCGCCGAGGGGCTGACGAAAGGGCTCCTAGACAACGCGCACGTCCTCACGTTCATATTCAACACACTCGTACAGGACCACTACGTCAACGACCGCCTGAGGGCTTTCACCGACCCGATGCAGTCGCGGCACCTCGACAACGAGATCGACGCCGAAACGGTCGGGGCGCTCATGACGTCCTGCGAGAAGAACTACGACATGGTCGAGACTTATTACAAGCTCAAGAAAAAGCTCCTCGGCCTTAAAGAATTTTACGACTACGACCGCTACGCCCCCGTGTTCAGCGAATCGAAGACCATAAGATACGACAAGGGACGAGACGTCATACTATCCTCGTTCGGCGATTTCTCGCCCAGGGTGGCGCGCATAGCGAAGGAGTTTTTCGACAAGAATTGGATAGACGCCGAGCTCCGCGACGGGAAGCGGGGCGGGGCGTTCAGCCACGGCACCGTCCCGGGCGCTCACCCCTACGTCTTCATGAACTATACGGGCAGGCTCCGCGACGTGATGACGCTCGCCCACGAGCTCGGCCACGGAGTGCATCAGTACCTCTCGCGCAGGCAGGGCTACTTCCAGTCGAACACCCCGCTGACGACAGCCGAGACTGCGAGCGTCTTCGCCGAAATGCTCGTCTTCCACAAGCTCGCCGAAACGGAAGAGGACCCGAAGACGAGGCTCGCGCTTATCTGCAGCAAGCTCGAAGACATATTCGCGACGGTGTTCAGGCAGGTAGTGCTGACGCGCTTCGAGGAAAGCCTCCATGCGGCCAGGAGGACGAAAGGCGAGCTCACGCAGGACGACGTAAACGAGCTCTGGGCCAATGCCAACCAGCCGATGTTCGGAAAGTCCGTAAAGCTGACGAATAACTACAGGGTCTGGTGGATGTACATACCGCACTTCATACACTCGCCCTTTTACTGCTACGCCTATTCCTTCGGCGAGCTGCTCGTGCTCGCGCTCTACAACATGTATCTGAACGAGGGCAACAGGTTCGTGCCGAGATATATCGAGCTCCTGTCCTCGGGAGGGAGCGAGTCGCCCGACGTACTCCTCGAAAGGGTCGGAGTGGACATAAAAGACCCCGGGTTCTGGCAGGGCGGGCTCGACCTTCTGAGGGTCATGGTGGACCAGGCGATAGACCTGTCCGGCCAGGTGCTGAAATCCGGAAAGCGGAGGAAGTAA
- a CDS encoding OB-fold domain-containing protein, giving the protein MAQITENDEVLFPELFKVEGSGEVRLVAGYSKEADNWTFPKYLADPVSFSDDVEEKLLSPFGELHSFTVVRRSLPEFPVPYALALVDFPEGVRVMAQVETDDPEGLKIGQKMGVTVGTVKKSQDGKDVKSYKFYPVK; this is encoded by the coding sequence ATGGCACAGATCACTGAAAACGATGAGGTTCTATTCCCTGAACTCTTTAAAGTCGAAGGCTCGGGCGAGGTAAGGCTCGTCGCCGGATACTCGAAGGAAGCCGACAACTGGACCTTCCCGAAATACCTTGCCGACCCGGTCAGCTTCTCGGACGACGTCGAGGAAAAGCTCCTCAGCCCGTTCGGCGAGCTCCATTCCTTCACCGTGGTAAGAAGGAGCCTCCCGGAATTCCCGGTTCCGTATGCTCTCGCCCTGGTTGACTTCCCCGAGGGCGTAAGGGTCATGGCGCAGGTCGAGACGGACGATCCCGAGGGGCTCAAGATCGGGCAGAAAATGGGAGTGACCGTGGGCACGGTAAAGAAGTCCCAGGACGGAAAGGACGTGAAGTCGTACAAGTTCTACCCCGTAAAGTAA
- a CDS encoding ribonuclease HI family protein translates to MPQRQNSLPFKDGSGARVDIFIDGAARGNPGESGIGVFITEGGKTLREIKKYLGTATNNQAEYTALITALESVKDLKNRQIRIFTDSMLLANQINGLWKVKHPGIAELHKKAKNLLKEYASVSISHVRREYNREADRLANEAIDEYL, encoded by the coding sequence GTGCCGCAACGCCAGAATAGCCTGCCTTTCAAAGACGGCTCCGGCGCGCGCGTGGATATATTCATCGACGGCGCGGCAAGGGGCAATCCGGGCGAATCCGGCATCGGCGTCTTCATCACCGAGGGCGGGAAAACCCTCCGCGAGATAAAGAAGTACCTCGGCACGGCCACCAACAACCAGGCCGAATACACGGCGCTGATCACGGCCCTCGAATCCGTAAAAGACCTTAAAAACAGGCAAATCCGGATATTTACAGACTCCATGCTGCTCGCGAACCAGATAAACGGCCTCTGGAAGGTGAAGCACCCCGGCATCGCCGAGCTTCACAAAAAGGCCAAAAATCTCCTGAAAGAGTACGCATCCGTATCCATCAGCCACGTCAGGCGCGAGTACAACCGCGAGGCCGACAGACTTGCGAACGAGGCTATCGATGAATATCTTTAA